From a region of the Leptospira venezuelensis genome:
- a CDS encoding flagellar biosynthesis anti-sigma factor FlgM, whose product MTIDKIGGIGGGSYEPRKSTPVRKSESKESFDNISISDTAKQKASEARIQAEVQTIAQKIVASPVDSERSTKLKEVKEKLKNGDYDNLSPEILNAVADRIAESFLGR is encoded by the coding sequence ATGACTATCGATAAAATAGGCGGCATTGGCGGAGGATCTTACGAGCCACGTAAGTCGACTCCTGTACGCAAATCTGAATCTAAAGAATCATTTGATAATATTTCTATTTCCGACACTGCAAAACAAAAGGCTTCGGAAGCTCGAATCCAAGCGGAAGTCCAAACGATCGCACAAAAGATCGTGGCAAGCCCAGTGGATTCTGAACGTTCTACGAAGTTGAAAGAAGTTAAGGAAAAACTTAAGAACGGAGATTACGATAATCTCAGCCCTGAGATCCTGAACGCAGTTGCTGATCGTATCGCAGAATCTTTTTTAGGCCGTTAA
- a CDS encoding iron-containing alcohol dehydrogenase yields the protein MPILPDWINFSFPTKIHFEVDCGFKMGNFVKNIGNRAVILSTQSELENMDEFSIIKTSLEKHIDGVILYDNIEKEPTLKELDTAAYFARISNANCIIGYGSYESLNTAKLVALLANNDAFAEDVFILKKNLRLKKPIPLILIPTHPVMGLECSPTATVYMDDDRTVRYFSNEFLFPEMVIADAKISSFMTSADVAKIGVGILAAAVDSILSKYSNELTNSSSLRAIEIIYKNLVPAIRDPKNLQYKNAIFGASLLVGMSHSSSSLGLCYALSLAASNLTNLDVFQAMSILLPHVMEYNLTSSAGKYVMIAKALDEDITNISVIEAAIKAVEGIRKIYIELKIPQRLSEYEVRKIDLPGIASLASSFPFLDSLPRELPKNEIETILVAAF from the coding sequence ATGCCGATACTCCCCGACTGGATCAATTTTAGTTTTCCCACCAAAATCCATTTTGAAGTCGATTGTGGCTTTAAAATGGGTAACTTCGTTAAGAATATTGGCAATCGTGCAGTCATTCTTTCCACTCAAAGTGAGTTGGAGAATATGGACGAGTTCTCCATCATAAAAACTTCCTTAGAAAAACATATAGATGGTGTAATTCTCTACGACAATATAGAGAAGGAACCTACATTAAAAGAACTGGATACTGCTGCCTATTTCGCAAGGATCTCGAATGCGAATTGTATCATAGGTTATGGTTCTTACGAAAGTTTAAACACTGCAAAATTAGTAGCACTTCTAGCAAATAACGATGCGTTTGCAGAAGATGTGTTTATACTTAAAAAAAATCTTAGGCTTAAAAAACCGATCCCACTTATTCTGATCCCTACTCATCCTGTGATGGGATTGGAATGTTCGCCTACTGCCACAGTTTATATGGATGACGATCGAACAGTTCGTTATTTTTCTAATGAGTTTCTTTTCCCTGAGATGGTGATCGCTGACGCAAAGATCAGCAGCTTCATGACCTCTGCCGACGTTGCAAAGATTGGAGTGGGAATTTTAGCAGCAGCAGTAGATAGTATTCTTTCTAAATATTCCAACGAACTTACAAACTCTTCTTCCTTAAGAGCGATAGAGATTATTTATAAAAACTTAGTTCCTGCTATCAGAGACCCTAAAAATTTGCAGTATAAAAACGCGATCTTCGGCGCGAGTTTGCTTGTTGGGATGTCTCATTCCTCTAGTTCATTAGGACTTTGTTATGCACTTTCTTTGGCTGCTTCTAACCTGACAAACCTGGATGTTTTCCAGGCAATGTCCATTCTTCTTCCTCACGTAATGGAGTATAACCTCACTTCCTCAGCGGGTAAATACGTGATGATCGCAAAAGCACTCGACGAGGACATCACCAATATCTCGGTAATCGAGGCAGCCATTAAAGCGGTAGAAGGTATCCGTAAAATTTATATAGAACTCAAGATCCCGCAAAGGCTTTCTGAATACGAGGTTCGTAAGATAGATCTGCCTGGGATAGCAAGCCTTGCATCTTCTTTTCCTTTCTTAGATTCCTTGCCAAGGGAACTTCCTAAAAACGAGATCGAGACAATCTTAGTAGCCGCGTTTTAG